A window of Phaseolus vulgaris cultivar G19833 chromosome 4, P. vulgaris v2.0, whole genome shotgun sequence genomic DNA:
TACTGAACAAAATTAAGAGTTTAAGAAAATTTGTTGACAATTAAAAAGTCTTAATAATAATCATCATAAAATTACTATTTAAAACCACTTAAAAAGTCTTAAACACAATTGTCAAGAAACTCATTCTAGACAACATGTGCCATtacatgaaaaataacattaaaacaaaaaaaggaaaacaaagaaacaTAGAGAACTAGACttttacaaaaaaaacaaaCTCGCAAGAGTAATCTAAACAACTACATTagtaatttaaacaaaaaaaggaaaaataaaataaagaccAAAGGCAAACAAAATAACTTCTTTCTACAAAGATAACAATGATGAAGGATTGAATGCCAATAATCCAATCATATTGACCCGTTTGTATATAACATCCATAATAAAATCTGGTGATAATCACACACACTACAAAAAATCGTGTATGTAGTGGCGGTTTTAatgtggcggttattaataattGTCATAAGTGTCCGTATAATACGACAttttaataaccgccacaattatcCTTTAGAAAGTGTCATTTTGAACTGCCACAATTCTCTTTCGAAATATACACTCTCGCGCGTTTTCCATCCCTCCATACCAGTCCTCAttcccatttttttttttccgaAAACCTAACTCTTTGGAAATAGAATTTGACTCATAGAACCCTCttcactcacaaactttcacTCTCCCCATACCCTATTCACTCTCCAGAAGCCCTTCACTAACCCTCAAACTCTTCCTTGCACTCTTCACTCTACTCGAAACCCTCACTCTCACTACACATTTCATCCTCACTAGAAACACTTCACCCTCACTCTCGCCGCACACTTCGACCCTTACAAAATCTTCATTATCCGAAACCTCACTCTTGCGAAACCTTCACTATCGCCGTCTCACTCTTGCACCCTCTCACTCCACCCTCACTCTTTCCAAACCTAACACTCCACCGTTTGTTTTGTCCACaatcgtcacgaaaccctcacTCTTCACACGTTGTCGTTTGTTTTGTCCACAATCTTCACCAACTTGAAGGATGCCTCCTCGCAACGATTTCAATCGTCATCGCAAAGCGACAGTTGCCGACTTGCATGGTATGAGTTCAAGATAACTTTCTCTTTGAAATCTATTGTTTGATTGCCATTATAATTGTGAACATATATTTGTTTAATGTGTAAAATTGTGCTGTATGGCTATTCTGCGGAGAAGAAGTGCCTTCTGATAACTTTTGTAAATTGTAATGTACCAGATGTAGTGACTTTTGGCacaatgtttttaattttagtgaAAACTGTTGGCTGTTGTAGTGCATATTTTATGGTCTTAATCACTTGAAATTgaagttttaaattttgtttaagtCACTGGACATACAAAACTACTGAGATTAAATGCTACTATGTTGATTTGCTATAATAAGAATTGAGAAAATTCAGTAAACCATGCCTTACAATTTCAAAacatttgttgatttttttttaatctggtGTCAAAGTTGTTGCTGAATTTAGCTGCTTGGTTACAACTGCTTATTTTTGGTGCataatttttcttgtttctGTGCTGCAATTGCTTTGGTTTAGCTTAAATTAATTTGGTGTGTGAGAATCATGCCATACCTAATATTTACCATCACTTGTTACATAATCATATAATATACTTACCTTCTCATTTTCACCTCCAGGTTCTAGTCAGATCATTGCTCAATATTATCAGCTAATTCATCTTGGCCAAGAGGTGATGGTGGAGGACCATGCTAGGATTGCATCAGGTGAGCTCCTATAGCTAAAAAAGTTAAGTAAAAACTGACTTGAAAAACCAAAGAGACTAGTAACTTTGAAAATGGATGGTTGgtgttttattctttatttgCTTGGAATGAATGTCATTTACAGATAATGGATATCACTAAGTTGAGAAAAACAGTAGAGGAAGTGGAACTAGTGGATGCTCATGCTCACAATATAGTTTTTCTGCACTCCAACTTTTCCTATTCACGTCTTTTCTGAGGCCAATGGTGACACCTTACAATCTTCAACATAATTCTTTAGCTTTTGACCTACAAGAGATTTAACCTCCACttgtgttagaaaagatggctttaaactagaggggtgggggggtgaattgtttaaaggggttttcgcaaacttttcaaagctagaatgaatttatttcagaaaccaattgattcagcaattcagttagccaaaacagcaaggaaaaactgtaatactagaaaaaacaatcggttgtttcttcgaaacaatcggttgtttataccagcaaataacaaacaaactgaaattaaagagttagggatagagagattgtacacagttgtttatactggttcactccaaactagagctacatccagtcttctcagaaaccctgaggataaccactaagcaatcaccacttgatcacttacaccacaaccaagagaatgaccttgaacacctcaagaaacacactctccttggccaacactaagattgctgatcttgaacacctcaagaacacacaaccaatctcagcaaaacacacaaaagaattgttcagcagtttacaaagattacacttgttacagatgaatatctgaaatcaatacaagtagaatcctatcccaacaccttgatcaatctctcaactcttaagcaatcttagaattctttgaaaaactcttagttcaaaactttgtctcaagattcttaaaacttaaaaacagtttttcagaatatattcaagaatatagtttgttatcaaatcttaacaaactcttaattgcatttaaaatagattggtcaaagcatttaatgactggagcgtattctgttaaagcatttaaagctcagtcaaagaaaacactttttctgttatggtttcaaaacaaacaatcgattgtttcctcgaatcaatcggttgttttgttacttaacagatttcaccattcaaaaacagttttcaaactttctcaaaacacctaagtgtaaacaatcggttgtttcgacaaaacaatcaatGGTATGAACTTGAACATATATGATCAGTAGTTGCCAATGACGCTTACATAAGAAATTagttagtttctcttatttcaataatttagtaTAACTTCTTTACTGCTTACTCGTGGATATACGgagcaaaataaatttgttttcctttattctttaaggcagtggtgatgtatgtttgAGTTTCTGACTTTTTGTTACCTAATGGTTGAATGAGttgagggtctaaaaacccataCATATCTTGTTTCCCCTCATTGAAGCATAATCCACAAAtatacctaaatttcaataagttattAGTAgtatacataataaataaaaggtataaatattttaataattaaacttacatCATCCATTATTGTAGAGCTATTATGTTAATCTCCTGATTTTCAGatgcaaggtccaacaaatcagacatgtgaaAGTACAACGGTACATCGCTATGCCTACCAAAAACATTACGTGTGGGGTCACATTACGTGCCTGATTGGATTCTGTTTACTTCCGAACACCCTATCAtcaacatttaaaatttaataatatgttaATATAAAAACTACATCTAAATAAAACAACTGATATTAACCTGCCATTTCTCAGTTTGTCAAGTCTATACAAATTGCTgccaagtttcttcatcaaGGCATGTGTATTTGGTACAAGAATTTTCTCCTTTCCTTGCACCAAATATATAAGttgttgtcaattttgatttaaacTAACGAAACTTCACATCCACTGAAGATAAAACCTTCGCTCTCAACATTTTCCACATTCAGTATATCATAATTCATCTACattgttaaaatataattagttcaTAACAAACTTCATAttgaaaaagtaaaaacaaacatcAGATTGAACAAAGTAAAAACAGTTGCATACTAGACTATCTTGTCAAATCATGTTTCTCTCATGCTCGGTGACATTATTCCAAGAAGGAGTTAAGATAAAGATCCTTTTGCGAGCAATTACTATGAGATAACTGTTAAAATTTTCTGAATTTGGCCCATTAGCGACACCAATGTTGACATCGATAGTCAATGGCACTTTTGGACCTCTATTTATCTTGATACACATAGTCTTTAAGCTAGTAAGTCCTCTACTAGTTCTTGAACGGGGAACTTCATCATCAACCTTGTTCCTGTTGTGAAACAAATATGATGAACATTAAGAATatgaaacataataaaaattatataatgtaaaaataaacctcAAACACATgcacatacaaatatatatatatatatatatatatatatattccttcaTCAGCAACATCATTGTGTTTTTTATTGATCGTTTTTCTTGTAAGTGATTCATTATCAATATCATTATTTGGTTATTCATCTTCTAGGTCATTATGTTGTTTTTGTCCATGTAACAcaacaaaacagttttcaaacatAGGGTCTTGGATATAGAAATCTTGGGAAGCTTGATATGCCATTATGAATGGTTCGTTATGATAACCTATATTTCAAATGTCAACCAAAACTTGTATTTGAAAATAGGTACAATAAACTTGGTAGAATTAACCTCCCAaatttctactatgacaccataTTAAGGCATTGATCCCACAACATGATTTTGATGTTTTGAAATTGAAAACTGCATGAACTCTGCCTCCAAAGTGACTCCACTATTTTTCATTGTACTCTTATCATCTCAagactttgtgtaaaacaaacaatcatttacttcatagccagaacaacataaaacataaaactTTAGACTGTTTGTAATCCATGTTAATGTTTTTGATGTTGATGGATCGTTCATTGGTTACTTAAAccatgacatgaaagttttgttatACGCGATTAACACCCATTTTTCTTATTGCcttggatttttatatttgacaatgtcTTTATGTTCATCTAAGTATGGTAACATCTTAGTGTTATTCAGGatatacaaatgtgcttgcaaaaCCTGTTCTCTAGATTTGCTTATGACATGTACAGCTTTTGAAGATTTACTTATCAATCTATGAGAGTGCCAACATTTTTTAGCAACTCTTATAGATTTTacttttgacatgtactcggGACAGAACTCAATAGCTTCTTCTgaaatgtatctttcaataatggaagcttCTGGACGACATTAATTCTTCACACatcccttcaaaatcttcatgtatTGTTCAACTAGATACATCTATCGCATATAAACTGGGGCACACAATCTGATTTCTCTTGCAAGATAAACAACCAAATGTACCATGATATCAAAAaatgatggaggaaaaaacatctcgagCTAACATAAGATCACAATAATTTCTTCTTTAAGTTCATCAAAGTTTTGAGGGTCAATCTCTTTACTACATAtcgaattgaaaaatgaacatagttgagtgattgtatgcctaacattttttaataagattCTAAGTATAGCCACCGATAGTAATTGTTGCATTAGAATGTGACAATCTGAGACTTTAAGTcaattagtttcaaatcattcatagataCAAAACTCTTAACATTTGAAGAGTAGCCTTGTGGtaccttaacacctttaagacattcacaaaaacttgttttctccttCTTCGACAAAGTGTAACATGCTGCAAGTAAGTATGTACATTTACCAACTTCTCGTGGTGTCAATTCCTCACGTatattcatctcaatcaaatccagTCGTGCATTCACATCATCCTTCCCTTTTCCTTTAATGTTCAGAAGTGTTCCAAAGCTTTTTTTAATCTACAATATGATGCCGAAGATACACGGTCTTCCTTCCATGTTACAATTTCTCATATGATGTGTTCTCTtcacatattggacatgctctatgacctttcacactataacctgacaaTTTTTCATATGCAGGGAAGTCATTGATAGTACAAAATAACATTGCATACAATTggaaagattcattcttaaacGCATCAAACACATAAACTCCTTCATCTCACAATAATTTCAATTCTTTAAtcaatggattaagataaacatttatgtcatttttcaagtgatttaaccagagatcatcatagataacatcatgtatttgtGCTTCATACATAAAGTGgaaggtaagttgtaaatcaaTGACAAAATGAGCCATGAACTTTTATTAAtacttaaaatttcaaaaaggaTTAATTCTATTAGTAGTCAATTCAAGTGTCAAGTttattgattcttttccaaattcaaaatttcttttatcaaTCTTATTCCATTGCAAAGAATCAGTAGGATGACGAAGTTGtccatcacattttctattatcttCATGTCACATAAGGTTTTTAGCGTAATCTATATTTGCAAAAAAAACGCTTAAGTCTTGGAATTATTGGAAGATACCATACGACCTTAGTAGGAGGACCATCCTTTGTGACTTCATCAATTTCCTCTTTTTGACTAACTTTAACCCTTATAAAGAGACAAACCACACATGggacatcttcttaaatcttcatactcatttctgtataaaatacaatcattaggacatgaatgtatttttatatatcCATACCCATGAGACAAAGTATTGTTTTTGCCACGTAATTTTGATTGGGTAATGTATTTCCTTCTTGAAGCATGTCCTTCAACAATCGAAGCAATTTTATAAATCTTTTGTCGGTCCAtgcatttattgccttcaaattcaccAACCTTAATATTGTtaatcgtgtgaagttagttgaactAGGATACAAATGAGTCTCTGCATCATTAGATATATTTTCGAAAACTGCATCAGTAAAAGATTCTGCTCCCACGTCACAAATCATGTCCTCTAATCTATCGTCCATTGAGAAATCCACAAACTTTGAAGCTCCGCACAATCTTGACAAGTATAACAATTCACTGTGCCAAGTCCATGTTGTATAATTTTCCAAAAAACCATCACAAAAAAGATGTTTtctaatttttgaaatattcaatatccttccattcaaacaatttaCACAATGATACCTTATTCTTACTCCGTTATGATTACTAACGATTTTACATTGTGCAAACTATATGAATTTTTCTACCCCTCTCTTGTATGCATCTCTTGTACGTGGTGTACGATGGATTCATGTGTAGTTAGTgttattgaaatgaaatcaaagtgttatcgattgaaatgaaatccaatgattgtgattgaaaataaatcCATGTGTGGTTTATTTGAATGATGAAAtagatattgaaattttatatgaaaacatttaaagaaatgcTTATAAGTGATTAGTCTGATTGGTTCTTTTTGCATGAATTATGTTAtggaatttcttttcattagcttaccctTTTTTCCTTGTTACATTGTGAACTGCGATGATCGTGCTATGTACACGAGTATATGATCATATAGGGTTTGAGGGTTTGGAGGGCTTTAGAATATTGTTTtgaaccttatattgtaaatattgtatttatataaGTCCTAATCATATATTATGAACCTTTTGAAATACTCTAAGCTTGTATAAAAACTTGTAGAACTTGTATTATAATAGTTAGAAGTAATTTTGAGGTGTTACAATTCATCCGATATTTACGAACAAGATTTATGTTCTAaaacaattagaaaaaaaaagtaattttttttagaatttaaaactaattttatataaataaaaaatttgattaaaaatactAATATGAAAGTTTCTACAACTTAATTAGTATAATAgataacttttataaaaaaaatgttttaatttttattataaaaatatatatttagaagTTAATAACTTTAAGTTAATTCAATTGCTGGTATATACACCTACATCATCTTTATCTTGctctttatttttatgtatttttttttatctaccaTGAATATTTGATgacttaatttcaaaatttgcaacaccaacaatatttttaactttaaacaatgaaatcaaattattgaaaattcaaataacaatcATAACTATTGTTTGATTAATAATATATGAGAAAATAATTGATacttttaaatcatttaaattttaaaaaattctcaCACAATATTTCTAACTTTAATAAAACCAAATCATCAAAATaatctaataaatatatatcataaattaaaattttagacgTGTTTACTATTGTAATTTTTCACATCTCTTtttatatagataaaaaaattaaaacctaAATACTTTTAAGAATGATTCTTAAATAGATTgctgatttttttattacaaaaattgtttattgttaattgataaatttaaaaatatattacaacaCATATTCGAAGTACGTGCAAACAATATTTTCAACTTTCaacaataaaatcaaattaatttttgaatgataatttataggaatataattaaatgatactTGTTCTAAgaaaaatttcaataatttaattcGTATTTCTTTGTTATGAATTTTACAGgttaagtaaaagaaaaattattatcatGTAAATccaaaatgataattaataataagAGATATCTTAAATGTAGagtgaagaaaataataaaatatatattttattcacatataaaaaagataataaaattaaaatagaatataaatataataataagtgaattattaatttttttatagaaattatataataaaaacaaagaatttagaaaataaaaacaaacgagagagagaaagagagaggaacaaaataaaaactgacaagatttttgaaattaagttaagtaatcttttaatttatgctactgaaattaaattaaatttttgagatcctaattttaacttacatattttcttaaataaaatttaataaaaaatcctTTAACTTTAAGTTTTATTGACTTTTGTTAAGTTACAACTTTTTTTAAACGATGAATTTAGAATTTCATGTTTTGAGGtgatttgaaattgttttttttattaatttaaaattaccatattgataatttaaaaatagtatCAGATTTAAATCGTtatcaaaaattatatttctcttAAAATTTCCAACTATACATGGTAACAACTTTTTGTTCTCACTGTACcttttaaacaatatttactaataaataaataaatatatatatatatatatatataaaagattattatttttatggatTTTATTTAAGATGATAAAATATGTTAagaaaagttatatttattaagATATGCTAGATAATCTAATAAGATCAGATTTCTTCATAAATTTATCATACTTTTTAGTTATAAAGACTCTTTAAGTTTCTCTATTGCTCCTCACTTTTCTCATTCTGTTGAATTCAAATTTGTGAGGTGATATTAGTATTTCTTCAAAGCTTTTTGTTAAGTCAAACACCATGGTTACATCACTTTGTGCTAATGGTTGTGGATTCAATGGTTCTCCTATCAACAAGAACCTTTGTTCAAAGTGCTACAAAGATTATCTCAAAGAAAACAACACCAAAGCAAAGGGTTGTAAGGGTGCACAGTGTGAAGCAAATAACatgaataacaaaaaaaattattttgaggtAACATCATGTATTTCTGAAAGTTCTACAAGTTCTATCATTGATGATATGACTTCTGTTTCTGATGTGAGTAAGAAGAATGAAAGAAAGAGATGTAACAGTTGCAAGAAGAGGATTGGGTTATTAGGGTTCCAATGTCGTTGTGGAGATGTTTTTTGTGGTTCACATAGATATCCAGAGATGCATGCATGCAAAATAGATTGGAAGAAAATTGGTCGTGAAG
This region includes:
- the LOC137838778 gene encoding zinc finger A20 and AN1 domain-containing stress-associated protein 5-like is translated as MVTSLCANGCGFNGSPINKNLCSKCYKDYLKENNTKAKGCKGAQCEANNMNNKKNYFEVTSCISESSTSSIIDDMTSVSDVSKKNERKRCNSCKKRIGLLGFQCRCGDVFCGSHRYPEMHACKIDWKKIGREVLIKENPLCISDKLKHRI